Proteins encoded within one genomic window of Raphanus sativus cultivar WK10039 unplaced genomic scaffold, ASM80110v3 Scaffold1511, whole genome shotgun sequence:
- the LOC108846634 gene encoding exopolygalacturonase-like yields the protein MTCITSVFKALCLSFLFVAAVASRPTNRPKVFKVQRYGAKAGGKTDNAKAFTNIWKSACTRKSGNSKIYVPKGVFYLGGVEFVGPCVNQIEFVIDGTLLAPANPRDIKKDTWINFRYINNLLISGAGTLDGQGKQSWPLNDCHKNPNCHKLAMTMGFAFVNNSKINGITSLNSKMGHFNFFSVHHFNITDVTITAPGDSPNTDGLKFGFCSNINISKTHIVTGDDCIAILSGTTNMDISNVNCGPGHGISVGSLGKNKEEKDVNGLTVRDIIFNGTSDGIRIKTWESSASKILVSNFVYENIQMINVGNPINIDQKHCPHPPCEKKGESHVQIQDLKLKNIYGTSTNKVAVNLQCSKSFPCKNVELTDINLEHKEVEGGPSTAVCENVDGSARGKMVPQHCLS from the exons ATGACTTGCATTACTTCTGTGTTCAAGGCTTTGTGTTTGTCTTTCTTGTTCGTCGCCGCCGTTGCAAGTCGTCCGACCAATAGGCCAAAGGTTTTTAAGGTCCAACGCTATGGTGCCAAAGCTGGCGGAAAAACTGATAACGCGAAG GCGTTCACAAACATATGGAAAAGCGCATGCACAAGGAAAAGTGGAAATAGTAAAATCTATGTACCCAAAGGAGTGTTTTATCTTGGTGGTGTAGAGTTCGTAGGGCCATGCGTAAATCAGATTGAGTTCGTTATCGATGGAACTTTATTGGCTCCTGCAAACCCTAGAGACATAAAGAAGGACACATGGATCAACTTCAGGTACATTAACAATCTTCTTATCTCCGGTGCCGGTACACTCGACGGTCAAGGGAAACAGTCGTGGCCACTAAACGACTGCCACAAAAACCCCAATTGTCATAAGCTAGCCATG ACCATGGGATTTGCATTCGTGAACAACTCAAAAATCAATGGGATAACATCACTCAACAGCAAAATGGGACACTTCAATTTCTTCTCCGTCCATCACTTCAACATCACTGACGTCACTATAACAGCTCCAGGCGATAGTCCCAACACCGACGGGTTAAAGTTTGGGTTCTGTAGCAACATTAACATCTCCAAGACACATATTGTTACCGGAGATGACTGTATCGCCATCCTTTCCGGAACCACCAACATGGATATATCTAATGTCAACTGTGGTCCCGGACATGGGATCAGTGTCGGAAGCTTAGGGAAGAACAAAGAAGAGAAGGACGTTAATGGTTTAACCGTAAGAGACATAATCTTTAACGGCACAAGCGATGGTATTCGGATCAAGACTTGGGAATCTTCAGCTTCGAAGATTTTGGTTTCTAACTTTGTGTACGAGAATATTCAAATGATTAACGTTGGAAACCCGATCAACATCGACCAGAAACATTGTCCTCACCCACCATGTGAAAAGAAG GGAGAGTCACATGTCCAAATCCAAGACCTTAAGTTAAAGAACATTTATGGAACGTCGACGAACAAAGTGGCAGTAAATCTACAGTGCAGCAAAAGCTTTCCTTGCAAGAATGTTGAGCTAACTGACATTAACCTAGAGCATAAGGAAGTAGAGGGTGGTCCTTCAACTGCGGTATGTGAGAATGTTGACGGTTCTGCACGTGGTAAGATGGTTCCTCAGCATTGTCTGAGCTGA